The following are from one region of the Rhipicephalus microplus isolate Deutch F79 chromosome 1, USDA_Rmic, whole genome shotgun sequence genome:
- the LOC119159703 gene encoding baculoviral IAP repeat-containing protein 5 has translation MVETSKPSVDLSTKSVLLAATDENMNLYENRLASFESWPLTGDCVCTPARMAAAGFYHCPTENEPDLARCYVCFKELDGWEPSDDPAKEHSRSVDCALVRLGKKSEDMTALDFLGLEKARAKNRARKFLELAEAEMGEAMRKVKYELDKVRRKKR, from the coding sequence ATGGTCGAAACGTCCAAACCGTCCGTCGACCTGTCCACCAAGTCGGTGCTGCTGGCGGCAACGGACGAAAACATGAACCTCTACGAAAACCGCCTGGCTAGTTTCGAGAGTTGGCCGCTGACTGGCGACTGCGTCTGCACGCCAGCGAGGATGGCAGCGGCTGGTTTTTACCACTGCCCCACGGAGAACGAACCAGATCTGGCACGCTGTTACGTGTGCTTTAAGGAGCTGGACGGCTGGGAACCGAGCGACGACCCAGCCAAAGAGCACTCGCGCTCTGTGGACTGCGCTTTGGTTCGCTTGGGCAAAAAAAGTGAAGACATGACAGCGCTGGACTTTCTCGGCCTCGAGAAGGCCCGCGCAAAGAACCGAGCCCGCAAATTTCTCGAGCTAGCCGAGGCCGAAATGGGAGAGGCcatgcgcaaagtcaaatacgaACTGGACAAGGTGCGGAGGAAGAAGCGTTGA